In Cyclopterus lumpus isolate fCycLum1 chromosome 13, fCycLum1.pri, whole genome shotgun sequence, the genomic window CCTTCATTTCCTCCGCTTCTTCGTCGCGTCGGCGGGGATCCTTCAACCCGGCGGACATGAACAGCGTCGGGGAGGCCTGCACCGACCTGAAGCGGGACTACGACCAGTGCTTCAACCGCTGGTTCGCGGACAAGTTCCTGAAGGGGGACCGGAGCGGGGACCCGTGCACCGAGACCTTCCGGGAGTACCAGCGGTGCGTGCAGAAGGCCATCCGGGAGAAGGACATCCCGGTGGACGGGGTGGAGTTCATGGGCCCCAACAAGGACAAGCCCgagagctgatggaggaggaggaggaggatgaagaggagggggcggggcacagGACAGATCAAGCGACACGGAGAAGATCAATACGGACCGTTCAGG contains:
- the triap1 gene encoding TP53-regulated inhibitor of apoptosis 1 — encoded protein: MNSVGEACTDLKRDYDQCFNRWFADKFLKGDRSGDPCTETFREYQRCVQKAIREKDIPVDGVEFMGPNKDKPES